Proteins co-encoded in one Flavivirga eckloniae genomic window:
- a CDS encoding YveK family protein, whose product MSKDLPQPQQSEEVDLGQLFKLIGNAFSNLFRFIGSIFNKLFLAFVWLVFFVKKHAVKLAIAGVVGIVLGIVLEKTSEPVYKSSITVKQNYETGENLYNTISYYKDLIKQEDISTLKSVLGVKEEEAASILNFEIEPLISENEKLQEFDTYLKTLDTSLTKTVDYKTFLKNSKEHNHQYQQITIKAKERNNFKTVFRKIIASIDSNTYFKREQEKDLRELKEQASAISKALVKSDTLLAVYQKAIVKSAENNNDSQAQITIANKGNQSSTKEFELYNKDLELRQELVEIEREIANKEHIIEITSSKQDSGTIDDKKELFGNMISPKLYYAIILVGLTFITLLCLRIVNFLERYKDKI is encoded by the coding sequence ATGAGTAAAGATTTGCCACAACCACAGCAATCTGAAGAAGTAGATTTAGGACAACTTTTTAAGTTAATAGGGAATGCTTTTAGTAACCTATTTCGTTTTATAGGGAGTATTTTCAACAAGCTTTTTTTAGCATTTGTTTGGTTAGTGTTTTTTGTAAAGAAGCATGCTGTAAAACTTGCAATTGCAGGAGTAGTTGGAATTGTTTTGGGAATCGTATTGGAAAAAACCTCTGAACCAGTCTATAAGTCTTCTATTACTGTAAAGCAGAACTACGAGACGGGGGAAAATTTATATAATACAATTAGCTATTATAAAGATTTAATAAAGCAAGAAGATATAAGCACTTTGAAAAGTGTTTTGGGTGTTAAAGAAGAAGAGGCAGCATCCATTTTAAATTTTGAAATAGAACCTCTTATTAGTGAAAATGAAAAGCTTCAAGAATTCGATACATATCTTAAAACACTTGATACTTCATTAACGAAAACAGTAGATTATAAGACCTTTTTGAAAAACTCGAAAGAACACAATCACCAATACCAACAAATTACTATTAAAGCAAAAGAGAGGAATAATTTCAAAACGGTATTTCGTAAAATTATTGCAAGTATTGATTCCAATACATATTTTAAACGAGAACAAGAAAAAGATTTAAGAGAATTAAAAGAACAGGCTTCAGCAATTTCTAAAGCATTAGTTAAGTCAGATACATTATTAGCTGTTTACCAAAAAGCAATAGTAAAGTCGGCAGAGAACAATAATGATTCTCAAGCCCAAATTACCATAGCTAATAAAGGAAATCAAAGCTCTACCAAAGAGTTCGAGCTTTATAATAAAGATTTAGAACTAAGGCAAGAATTAGTTGAAATTGAAAGAGAAATAGCTAATAAGGAACATATCATTGAAATCACATCTAGTAAACAAGATAGTGGAACAATAGATGATAAAAAAGAGCTTTTTGGTAATATGATAAGTCCAAAGTTATACTATGCGATTATTTTAGTGGGACTTACTTTTATAACATTACTATGTTTACGAATTGTTAATTTTCTAGAGCGCTATAAAGATAAAATATAG
- the wecB gene encoding non-hydrolyzing UDP-N-acetylglucosamine 2-epimerase, translating into MKKKNLIVFGTRPEAIKMAPLVKEFLKHEHHFETKVCITAQHREMLDQVLEFFEITPDYDLDLMKPDQNLYSLTAEIITNLKPVLEGFKPDYVYVHGDTTTTMAASIAAFYSGAKVCHIEAGLRTFNKWSPFPEEINRSITGRISDFHFSPTETSRKNLQKENVNDKDIIVTGNTVIDALHFSTAKVQSENFVDQEIEKLKPLIKEGKRLVLVTGHRRENHGQGFINICSALKQIAIENSGTQIIYPVHLNPNVQKPVYELLGDIDNVKLISPLSYPAFVWLMNQSYIIITDSGGVQEEAPSLGKPVLVMRDTTERPEAVDAGTVLLVGIDIKKIVLETERLLNDDDAYAQMGKLHNPYGNGLACEKIVNFISNL; encoded by the coding sequence ATGAAAAAGAAAAACTTAATTGTTTTTGGAACTAGACCAGAGGCTATAAAAATGGCTCCCTTAGTAAAAGAATTTTTAAAACATGAACATCATTTTGAAACGAAAGTTTGCATAACTGCACAACATAGAGAAATGTTGGATCAGGTTCTGGAGTTTTTTGAAATCACACCTGATTATGATTTGGATTTAATGAAACCAGATCAGAATTTATATTCTCTGACAGCTGAGATAATAACAAATCTAAAGCCAGTTTTAGAAGGTTTTAAGCCAGACTATGTATATGTGCATGGAGACACTACAACGACTATGGCAGCTAGTATAGCAGCCTTTTATTCTGGAGCTAAAGTGTGCCATATCGAGGCTGGGTTGAGAACCTTTAATAAATGGTCTCCTTTTCCAGAAGAAATTAATAGAAGTATTACGGGAAGAATTTCAGATTTTCATTTTTCTCCTACAGAAACATCTCGAAAGAATTTACAGAAAGAAAATGTCAATGATAAAGACATTATAGTTACAGGAAATACAGTAATAGATGCACTTCATTTTAGCACTGCTAAAGTACAATCTGAAAATTTTGTAGATCAAGAGATTGAAAAATTAAAACCATTAATCAAAGAAGGTAAAAGGTTGGTTTTAGTAACAGGTCACCGTAGAGAAAATCATGGACAAGGATTTATAAATATTTGTAGTGCACTGAAACAGATAGCGATTGAAAACTCTGGCACTCAAATTATTTATCCTGTACATTTAAATCCAAACGTTCAGAAACCTGTGTATGAATTACTAGGAGATATTGATAATGTAAAACTTATAAGCCCCTTGTCTTATCCTGCATTTGTATGGTTAATGAATCAGTCATATATTATTATAACCGATAGTGGAGGTGTACAGGAAGAAGCACCTAGTTTAGGAAAACCAGTATTAGTCATGCGTGATACTACGGAAAGGCCTGAAGCTGTTGATGCAGGAACAGTTCTGTTAGTGGGTATAGATATTAAAAAAATTGTATTAGAAACAGAAAGATTATTGAACGATGATGATGCCTATGCCCAAATGGGCAAGTTACATAACCCTTATGGAAACGGATTGGCTTGTGAAAAGATAGTTAATTTTATTTCAAATTTATAA
- the rfbA gene encoding glucose-1-phosphate thymidylyltransferase RfbA, protein MKGIILAGGSGTRLHPLTKVVSKQLMPVYDKPMIYYPLTTLMSAGINEILIISTAKDTPRFKDLLGDGDDYGCSFHYAVQEAPNGLAEAFLIGEDFIGKDSAALILGDNIFYGSGLEQILKANTNPEGGVIFAYHVLDPKRYGVVEFDQSNKAISIEEKPKQPKSNFAVPGIYFYDNKVIDVAKNIKPSKRGELEITDINKAYLEKGELSVEILDKGIAWLDTGTFNSLMQASQFVQVIEERQGLKIGCIEEIAYKMGYIDKSQLNRLAKPLLKSGYGEYLQHLV, encoded by the coding sequence ATGAAAGGAATTATTTTAGCAGGAGGATCTGGTACACGTTTGCATCCACTTACTAAAGTGGTGAGTAAACAGCTTATGCCTGTTTATGATAAACCAATGATTTACTATCCTTTAACGACATTGATGTCGGCTGGAATAAATGAGATTTTAATTATTTCGACAGCAAAAGATACTCCTAGGTTTAAAGATTTATTAGGAGATGGTGATGATTATGGTTGCAGTTTTCATTATGCTGTACAGGAAGCTCCAAATGGCTTAGCAGAAGCATTCTTAATTGGAGAAGATTTTATCGGAAAAGATAGTGCTGCATTAATTTTAGGAGATAATATTTTTTATGGTTCAGGATTAGAGCAAATTTTAAAAGCCAATACGAATCCTGAAGGAGGAGTCATTTTTGCATATCATGTTTTAGACCCTAAACGTTATGGAGTAGTAGAATTTGACCAAAGTAACAAAGCGATTTCTATTGAAGAGAAACCTAAACAACCTAAGTCTAATTTTGCAGTTCCAGGAATTTATTTTTATGATAATAAAGTGATTGATGTTGCAAAAAATATTAAGCCAAGTAAAAGAGGGGAATTAGAAATAACAGATATTAATAAAGCTTATTTGGAAAAAGGAGAACTTAGTGTGGAAATCCTGGATAAAGGTATCGCCTGGCTAGATACAGGGACTTTTAATTCACTAATGCAAGCCTCTCAATTTGTACAGGTAATTGAAGAAAGACAAGGACTAAAAATAGGTTGTATTGAAGAAATAGCCTATAAAATGGGATATATAGATAAATCTCAACTTAATAGACTAGCAAAACCATTACTTAAAAGTGGTTATGGTGAATACTTACAACATTTAGTATAG
- the rfbC gene encoding dTDP-4-dehydrorhamnose 3,5-epimerase produces the protein MIVEETYLKGCFVLKPKVFEDKRGFFLESFNKKKFEKETGVTTNFVQDNQSKSSKGVLRGLHFQTSEYAQAKLIHVIRGKVLDICVDIRKESSTFGKHFSIVLDDIEHKQVYIPKGFAHGFLTLEDDTIFSYKCDNFYNKESESGILYNDKDLGIEWNYPLEKLIISEKDKQLSSFKDFEDGC, from the coding sequence ATGATCGTTGAAGAAACATATTTAAAAGGGTGTTTTGTTTTAAAGCCTAAAGTTTTTGAAGACAAAAGAGGCTTTTTTCTTGAAAGTTTTAATAAAAAAAAATTTGAGAAAGAAACAGGGGTTACTACTAATTTTGTACAGGATAATCAATCAAAATCTTCAAAAGGAGTTTTAAGGGGATTACATTTTCAAACCAGTGAATATGCTCAAGCCAAGTTAATACATGTTATAAGAGGAAAAGTACTTGACATTTGCGTAGATATTAGAAAAGAGTCTTCAACTTTTGGTAAACATTTTTCTATCGTTTTGGATGATATAGAGCATAAACAAGTATATATTCCGAAGGGGTTTGCCCATGGTTTTTTAACACTGGAAGACGATACTATTTTTTCTTATAAATGTGATAATTTCTATAACAAAGAATCAGAATCAGGTATTTTATATAATGATAAAGATTTAGGTATAGAATGGAACTACCCCTTAGAAAAACTTATAATATCAGAAAAAGATAAGCAATTATCTTCATTTAAAGATTTTGAAGATGGGTGTTAA
- the rfbB gene encoding dTDP-glucose 4,6-dehydratase, with product MTILITGGAGFIGSNFIAYFLKKYPLVKIINIDKLTYAGELSNLSEIENNDSCKFIKGDICDRPLIEDLFKKYNFNNVIHFAAESHVDNSIKAPNEFINTNVLGTFNLIDVAKNHWMQAPNVIRRGYESSRFHHISTDEVYGSLGNIGLFTEQTPYAPNSPYSASKASSDFIVRSYFHTYGMNVVTTNCSNNYGPKQHDEKLIPTIIRKALKGERVPIYGDGKNIRDWLYVLDHCKGIDLAFSKGVSGETYNIGGENERDNLYIANTICDILDEKFPKDKSYKDQVVFVKDRPGHDFRYAIDATKIKKELGWKAEENFETGIRKTIDWYIKKYKR from the coding sequence ATGACGATTTTAATAACTGGAGGGGCAGGATTTATAGGATCTAATTTCATTGCATACTTTCTCAAAAAATATCCTCTTGTTAAAATAATAAATATAGATAAGCTTACTTATGCAGGAGAATTGTCTAATTTGAGTGAAATAGAAAATAATGATAGTTGTAAGTTTATCAAAGGAGATATTTGCGATAGGCCCTTAATAGAAGATTTATTTAAAAAATATAACTTCAATAATGTTATTCATTTTGCAGCCGAATCACATGTAGATAATTCTATAAAAGCCCCAAATGAGTTTATAAATACTAATGTTTTAGGCACGTTTAATTTAATCGATGTTGCTAAAAACCATTGGATGCAAGCTCCAAACGTAATTAGAAGAGGCTATGAATCATCTAGATTTCACCATATTTCTACAGATGAGGTGTATGGTTCTTTAGGAAATATAGGTTTATTTACGGAACAAACACCTTATGCTCCCAACAGTCCTTATAGTGCGTCAAAAGCGTCTTCAGATTTTATTGTTAGAAGTTATTTTCATACTTATGGAATGAATGTTGTTACAACAAATTGCTCTAATAATTATGGACCGAAACAGCATGATGAAAAATTAATTCCTACTATTATAAGAAAAGCATTGAAAGGCGAAAGGGTTCCTATTTATGGAGACGGAAAAAATATTAGAGATTGGTTATATGTATTAGACCATTGTAAAGGAATAGATTTAGCTTTTAGTAAAGGAGTTTCGGGTGAAACATATAATATAGGAGGTGAAAATGAACGAGATAATTTATATATTGCCAATACAATTTGTGATATTTTAGATGAAAAATTTCCGAAAGATAAGTCGTATAAAGACCAGGTTGTATTTGTTAAAGATAGACCTGGACATGATTTTAGATATGCCATAGATGCCACTAAAATTAAAAAAGAATTAGGTTGGAAGGCAGAAGAAAATTTTGAAACAGGAATAAGAAAGACGATTGATTGGTATATTAAAAAATATAAAAGATAA
- the rfbD gene encoding dTDP-4-dehydrorhamnose reductase: MGVKVLVTGANGQLGKTIKELYSDNEKGLDFVFVSKTELDITKAKELSSFFNNKNFDYCLNCAAYTNVEQAEKISKIAYEVNAEGVKNMAEICKKKDIILIHISTDYVFDGEKAGPYTIQDTPNPINEYGKSKLQGEKYINNILKKHFIIRTSWLYSKKYGHNFYRIILNKAKTERELFVTDEQVGCPTETITLSKFIVDIIDSKNSNFGTHHFSDDESMTWYSFAEQILRENNISDKVNLVRIKNCRTFAARPKNSVLAKSI; the protein is encoded by the coding sequence ATGGGTGTTAAAGTTTTAGTTACAGGTGCTAATGGACAATTAGGCAAGACAATTAAAGAATTATATTCTGATAATGAGAAAGGTCTTGATTTTGTTTTTGTGTCAAAAACTGAATTGGATATTACTAAAGCGAAAGAATTAAGCTCATTTTTTAATAATAAGAATTTTGATTATTGTTTAAATTGTGCGGCTTATACAAATGTTGAACAGGCAGAAAAAATATCGAAAATCGCTTATGAAGTAAATGCGGAAGGCGTTAAAAATATGGCTGAAATATGCAAAAAAAAAGATATCATTTTAATTCATATTTCAACTGATTATGTGTTTGACGGTGAAAAAGCGGGGCCTTATACTATTCAAGATACTCCTAATCCTATAAACGAATATGGTAAATCGAAATTGCAAGGAGAAAAATATATTAATAACATTTTAAAAAAACATTTTATAATTAGAACATCATGGTTGTACAGTAAAAAGTATGGTCATAATTTTTATCGAATTATTTTAAATAAAGCTAAAACAGAAAGAGAGCTTTTTGTTACTGATGAACAAGTAGGTTGCCCGACAGAAACAATAACATTGTCCAAATTTATTGTTGATATTATTGATAGTAAAAACAGCAATTTTGGAACTCATCATTTTTCTGATGATGAGTCAATGACGTGGTATAGTTTTGCAGAACAAATTTTACGGGAGAATAATATTTCTGACAAAGTAAATCTTGTTAGGATAAAGAATTGTCGTACTTTTGCAGCACGACCAAAAAATAGTGTTTTAGCCAAATCTATATAA